Proteins co-encoded in one Bremerella sp. TYQ1 genomic window:
- a CDS encoding response regulator, which produces MPDQIRILLIEDSPREASLFEQFLQQAEETFEVIHVTRLDEGFSRLQEEIGVVLLDLDLPDSQGIETIRALHARSPHIPVVVLSDRVDRNLASRVIQEGAQDCLPKSNVDVDSLTRCIRYAIERTHRQIVESTLENSEARYRGLVDTLPVCVLQKDMDGRFIFANQAYSEFTGHVISEILGKTDFDLSPKEVAEKFREDDHKVAESGKQFRDIEVNTTDGNTTWVEVIKSPIRDARGVIVGTQAIFWDVTERQLAVETLLKAKEAAEEANRAKSEFLANMSHEIRTPLNAVIGMAELLLDTSLTQTQRDYLKMIHESGESLLSVINDILDFSKIEAGKLDLISKPFDIRETVGDMMKPLGVRAGGNGLELTCHFDGNVPAIIEGDPHRLRQIVVNLVGNAIKFTEKGEIDFDVAVESIDDAVVELHFQVRDTGIGIAEDKLGTIFEAFEQADSGSTRQYGGTGLGLAICARLIELMKGRIWVESKVGEGSTFHFMARFPINRTDTRQRSRVTARIQGTRVLIVDDNATNRTILDEIVRSWGMRTELAADAKEGLRLMKEAYSVGDRFALLLTDVEMPGKDGLDLVAAVRDIPNLEDTLVIVLSSSERPTTRSRCDELQVQSFLMKPAKQSELFDSIIVALGVVAPEDENESKSLDRSSNIGPLNVLLAEDNRANQRLAIALLEKWGHTVTLAENGKEAVELWRRQSFDLIIMDVQMPEMDGLHATRIIRAEEKATGNHIPIIAMTAHALAGDREKCLESGMDGYTSKPLRIQELHQSLSELFSTSGETESSQDSSAEVAESTMDWSHALKACDGDKELFVDLLGLFLEETPTLLDRLDQAIETEDFEAIYRAAHTIVGSLRIIGPTEAGTLASDIQNAAHDQRLDGVQSLTPKLREAISGLLHEAALQLKAND; this is translated from the coding sequence ATGCCAGACCAGATTCGCATTCTTCTGATTGAGGATTCCCCACGAGAGGCGAGCCTGTTCGAGCAGTTTCTGCAACAAGCGGAAGAAACTTTTGAGGTTATCCACGTCACCCGACTAGACGAAGGCTTTTCGCGGCTTCAAGAAGAAATTGGTGTCGTACTGCTCGATTTGGATCTTCCTGATAGTCAGGGGATCGAAACCATCCGAGCGCTACACGCACGTTCTCCCCATATTCCTGTTGTGGTGCTTTCGGATCGGGTCGACAGGAATTTAGCTTCCCGAGTCATTCAGGAAGGCGCTCAAGATTGTCTCCCCAAGTCTAATGTCGATGTCGATTCACTCACGCGCTGCATCCGATACGCGATCGAACGGACTCATCGGCAGATCGTCGAGTCGACACTAGAGAATTCAGAGGCGCGATACCGTGGCTTGGTCGACACTCTACCGGTTTGCGTGCTGCAGAAAGACATGGATGGTCGATTTATTTTCGCCAATCAGGCCTACAGCGAATTCACGGGACATGTTATTTCAGAGATCCTAGGTAAGACGGACTTCGATCTTTCTCCTAAAGAAGTGGCAGAGAAATTTCGCGAAGACGACCACAAAGTTGCTGAGTCTGGAAAGCAGTTTCGGGACATTGAAGTTAATACGACCGATGGAAACACAACATGGGTCGAGGTAATCAAGTCGCCTATCCGCGACGCGCGGGGTGTAATCGTTGGAACCCAAGCGATCTTCTGGGATGTTACAGAACGGCAACTCGCCGTCGAGACATTACTCAAAGCGAAAGAGGCGGCGGAAGAAGCCAATCGTGCCAAGAGCGAGTTCCTCGCGAATATGAGTCACGAGATTCGTACGCCACTCAATGCCGTGATTGGTATGGCCGAACTTCTTTTGGATACGTCCCTGACCCAAACTCAGCGTGACTACCTGAAGATGATCCACGAATCAGGCGAGTCGCTTCTTTCAGTGATCAACGATATTCTCGACTTCTCGAAAATTGAAGCAGGTAAGCTCGACCTGATCTCGAAGCCGTTCGACATTCGCGAAACAGTCGGCGACATGATGAAGCCGCTTGGGGTCCGGGCCGGCGGGAATGGACTTGAACTGACGTGCCACTTCGACGGAAACGTACCTGCCATTATCGAAGGTGATCCTCACCGGCTTCGTCAAATTGTCGTGAACCTGGTCGGTAATGCGATTAAGTTCACCGAGAAAGGTGAAATCGATTTCGACGTTGCCGTTGAATCGATCGACGACGCAGTCGTCGAACTTCATTTTCAAGTTCGCGATACAGGGATTGGTATTGCCGAAGACAAGCTTGGCACCATCTTTGAGGCGTTTGAACAAGCCGATTCTGGATCGACGCGTCAGTACGGCGGCACCGGTTTAGGCCTGGCCATTTGTGCCCGACTGATTGAGCTAATGAAAGGACGTATCTGGGTTGAAAGCAAAGTGGGAGAAGGCAGCACCTTTCACTTCATGGCTCGATTCCCAATCAATCGCACGGATACCCGTCAACGATCACGCGTCACCGCCCGCATCCAAGGTACTCGAGTACTTATTGTCGACGACAACGCGACGAACCGTACCATCCTGGACGAAATCGTTCGCAGTTGGGGAATGCGAACCGAACTCGCAGCCGATGCCAAGGAAGGCCTGCGATTGATGAAAGAGGCGTACTCGGTAGGGGACCGTTTTGCACTTCTGCTCACCGATGTGGAAATGCCAGGGAAAGATGGCCTCGATCTTGTGGCAGCCGTGCGAGACATTCCAAACCTGGAAGACACGCTCGTCATCGTGCTCAGTTCGTCGGAACGCCCTACGACAAGATCTCGCTGCGATGAACTTCAGGTTCAGTCTTTCCTGATGAAACCTGCTAAGCAGTCGGAGCTTTTTGATTCGATTATCGTCGCGTTAGGGGTAGTCGCTCCGGAAGACGAAAACGAGTCAAAGTCACTCGACCGCTCGAGCAATATAGGACCGCTAAACGTATTGTTGGCCGAGGATAATCGAGCGAACCAACGTCTGGCGATCGCATTGCTGGAGAAATGGGGACACACGGTCACGTTGGCGGAAAACGGGAAGGAAGCTGTCGAGCTTTGGCGGCGTCAATCCTTTGATTTGATCATTATGGATGTCCAGATGCCGGAGATGGATGGCCTTCACGCGACGAGAATCATTCGTGCTGAAGAAAAAGCGACCGGCAATCATATCCCCATTATCGCGATGACCGCCCACGCGTTAGCTGGTGATCGCGAAAAGTGCCTTGAGTCTGGGATGGATGGCTACACGTCAAAGCCACTCCGCATTCAAGAGTTACACCAGTCCCTTTCAGAATTGTTCAGTACTTCTGGTGAAACGGAGTCCTCGCAAGATAGTTCAGCCGAGGTGGCTGAAAGCACCATGGATTGGTCACATGCACTTAAAGCGTGCGACGGGGACAAAGAATTATTCGTTGATTTGCTTGGTCTTTTCCTGGAAGAAACTCCAACGTTGCTAGATCGTCTTGACCAAGCCATCGAAACGGAAGACTTCGAGGCTATCTACAGGGCGGCCCATACCATCGTTGGTTCGCTGAGAATCATTGGCCCCACCGAAGCGGGGACACTCGCCAGCGATATTCAAAACGCAGCCCATGATCAGCGTTTAGACGGCGTCCAGTCCCTTACGCCAAAATTAAGAGAAGCGATCAGCGGCCTCCTCCATGAAGCTGCCTTGCAACTCAAAGCGAACGATTAG
- a CDS encoding family 16 glycoside hydrolase has protein sequence MKTISFRLAFSFFLLSIFSAPTFAADEAFQVLFNGKDLSGWKGLDKFWSVQDGAIVGETTKDNPTQGNTFLIWQGGDVGDFEFRCKVRFQGNNSGVQYRSEVVDADNLALKGYQADLHPKPEYFGMLYGEKTGRGIIATRGQQLAISSDGKKEVTGTVGDNETLTDDQWNDLRIVAVGNRLIHQVNGKTTVDVTDNSQDALLKGALGLQLHAGPPMKVEFRNLLLRKLAGEEAKQILSDAIASGTPTDSSAENATPELSPKSTDEWLKSKPIAQWIWSKQSPDGHKLYFRKPFQLSAAPKKARIYATCDNRMKLLINGKALKSTNAWESPIELDVTKSLQAGQNLLAVEGQNDGGVAALVVKLTVELNDGSQQTIVTDPSWKISESKPKGWQTVAFNDKSWQAPVVKGKLGDAPWGIPNYSSQQANGGATDPLNPKNILTSPGFVVDHIYTVPKERGSWVSLTTDLKGRLYASDQGKAGLFRITVRENESPLIEPVSVGSLESISGIQGMIWAFDSLWVHRNGGHLYRLTDTDGDDQLDKAETIPGGTGGGEHGNHAVIVTEDGEGLYLDGGNHAPLGEYAGSRVTSWDEDLLLPRMWDARGHARGKLAPGGWVTRLNIENNEQTIYTIGFRNQYDIDRNRFGDVFTYDADMEWDLGLPWYRPTRICHVASGTDYGWRSGSGKWPAYYEDSAPPVIDIGPGSPTGVVSGKGTAFPSRYQDALFALDWTFGTIYAIHLKPDGASYKATAEPFTFGSPLPVTDAIVGKDGALYFAIGGRGAQSALFRVRYIGNESTAPPTDIDPEAAEARKQRRQLEAFHGAQDDQAVATAWPFLDSEDRFLRNAARVAIESQSPDSWAQRVFSEVSPQAKVTAAVALARSGQPEYREPLLKSLSALNGKELNKSQLLGLLRAYALTFIRLGAPTEAERQAVIRQIDRLLPSSDADINSELIRVLTYLKAESVIAKTMALIEQRSTPEIPDWSTLASRNARYGGTVNELLKNHPPTKEIGYAFILRNMRQGWTIPQRKAYFTFLNEAAKASGGASYSGYLTRIRDEALGNCTDAERKALESITGENFDPVPDFPIAEIEGPGQQYTVDTAMAAVRGKPNFEKGRSLFFSATCGKCHRLGTLGGNIGPDLTSIPHKFDQRYVVEAIVEPSKHISDQYGSSVVLLDTGRVVTGLMVENGDEVTIFPNEPNAEPIKVSRDEIEEVQPSPVSQMPKDLLNPLSPEEVRDLVHYLMAAGNPQDKRYRQGK, from the coding sequence ATGAAGACTATTTCGTTCCGCCTCGCCTTTTCGTTTTTCCTTCTTTCCATTTTCAGTGCTCCCACATTTGCCGCCGACGAAGCTTTTCAGGTTTTGTTCAACGGTAAGGATCTATCAGGCTGGAAAGGCCTCGACAAGTTCTGGTCGGTTCAAGACGGAGCCATCGTTGGCGAGACCACTAAAGATAATCCCACTCAAGGGAATACCTTTCTAATCTGGCAAGGAGGCGATGTCGGCGACTTCGAGTTTCGCTGCAAAGTTCGCTTCCAGGGAAATAACTCTGGCGTTCAGTATCGCAGCGAAGTTGTCGACGCAGACAATTTGGCGTTGAAGGGATACCAAGCGGACTTGCACCCGAAGCCTGAATACTTCGGCATGCTTTACGGCGAGAAAACGGGACGAGGAATCATTGCCACAAGAGGACAACAGCTGGCGATCTCGTCAGACGGTAAGAAAGAAGTTACCGGAACCGTTGGTGACAACGAGACGCTGACGGATGACCAGTGGAATGATCTGAGAATAGTCGCAGTTGGCAATCGCCTAATTCATCAAGTCAACGGCAAGACAACCGTCGACGTGACCGATAACAGCCAGGATGCTTTGCTGAAAGGGGCCCTTGGTCTGCAACTGCATGCCGGTCCACCGATGAAAGTTGAGTTCCGCAATTTGCTGCTCCGCAAATTGGCGGGAGAAGAAGCAAAGCAGATTCTTTCCGATGCAATTGCATCTGGCACGCCAACCGACTCCTCGGCTGAGAACGCGACGCCGGAATTATCTCCGAAATCAACCGACGAGTGGTTAAAGAGCAAACCGATAGCACAGTGGATTTGGTCCAAGCAATCACCCGATGGGCACAAGCTGTATTTTCGTAAGCCATTCCAGCTATCGGCCGCACCTAAGAAGGCGCGGATCTACGCGACGTGCGATAACCGAATGAAACTGCTCATCAACGGGAAAGCTCTCAAAAGCACCAATGCCTGGGAATCGCCAATCGAACTCGACGTGACAAAATCACTTCAAGCCGGGCAAAACCTGCTTGCCGTCGAGGGACAAAATGACGGGGGCGTTGCCGCATTAGTTGTTAAGCTAACCGTGGAATTGAATGATGGTTCGCAACAAACGATCGTGACCGATCCGAGTTGGAAGATAAGTGAATCGAAACCCAAAGGTTGGCAAACGGTCGCCTTCAACGATAAAAGTTGGCAAGCTCCTGTCGTCAAAGGCAAGCTAGGCGATGCGCCGTGGGGGATTCCCAACTACAGTTCGCAACAAGCCAACGGGGGCGCCACCGACCCGCTCAATCCGAAGAACATTTTGACGTCCCCTGGATTTGTTGTTGATCACATCTACACCGTTCCCAAAGAACGGGGCAGCTGGGTCTCGTTGACAACAGATCTAAAAGGGCGGCTCTATGCCTCCGATCAGGGCAAAGCAGGCCTTTTTCGGATTACCGTTCGGGAAAACGAGTCTCCGCTGATCGAGCCAGTTTCAGTCGGTTCTTTGGAATCGATTTCTGGCATTCAAGGTATGATCTGGGCATTCGATAGCTTGTGGGTTCACCGAAATGGTGGTCATCTTTATCGCTTGACCGACACCGACGGTGACGACCAACTCGACAAAGCTGAAACGATCCCTGGCGGTACCGGTGGTGGCGAGCATGGCAACCACGCCGTCATTGTCACTGAAGATGGCGAAGGGCTCTACTTGGACGGCGGCAATCATGCCCCGCTGGGTGAATATGCAGGCTCACGCGTGACAAGCTGGGATGAAGATCTTTTGCTTCCACGAATGTGGGATGCCCGAGGCCACGCACGTGGCAAGTTGGCTCCCGGGGGTTGGGTAACGCGACTCAACATCGAAAACAACGAGCAAACCATTTATACGATTGGTTTCCGAAATCAGTACGACATCGACCGTAATCGTTTCGGAGACGTCTTTACGTACGATGCCGACATGGAATGGGACCTAGGGCTGCCGTGGTATCGGCCGACGAGAATCTGCCACGTTGCCAGCGGTACCGACTATGGTTGGCGAAGCGGGTCTGGCAAATGGCCGGCCTATTACGAAGATAGTGCACCTCCCGTGATCGACATCGGCCCTGGTTCACCTACGGGCGTCGTTTCGGGAAAGGGAACCGCTTTTCCTTCTCGCTATCAGGACGCACTGTTCGCTCTCGACTGGACATTCGGCACCATTTACGCCATTCATTTAAAGCCTGACGGGGCCAGCTACAAAGCCACTGCCGAACCGTTTACGTTTGGTTCGCCACTTCCGGTGACCGACGCGATTGTCGGCAAAGATGGAGCGTTGTACTTCGCCATCGGAGGTCGTGGAGCTCAATCGGCTTTGTTCCGAGTTCGATACATTGGCAATGAGTCGACGGCCCCCCCTACCGACATCGATCCTGAAGCGGCCGAAGCTCGCAAGCAACGTCGACAGTTAGAGGCATTCCATGGTGCTCAAGACGACCAAGCCGTGGCAACTGCCTGGCCTTTTTTGGACAGCGAAGATCGCTTTCTCCGAAATGCAGCCCGCGTCGCAATCGAAAGCCAATCACCAGATAGCTGGGCGCAGCGTGTCTTCTCGGAAGTAAGCCCACAAGCGAAAGTAACCGCTGCCGTGGCATTAGCTCGTAGCGGCCAACCAGAGTACCGCGAACCCCTGCTAAAAAGCCTCTCGGCACTTAACGGCAAAGAACTCAACAAAAGCCAATTACTGGGTTTGCTTCGAGCCTACGCGTTGACGTTTATCCGTCTTGGGGCTCCGACAGAAGCGGAACGCCAAGCGGTCATTCGACAGATTGATCGGTTGCTTCCAAGTAGCGATGCCGATATCAATTCCGAGCTAATTCGCGTGTTGACTTACCTCAAAGCTGAAAGCGTGATTGCCAAAACGATGGCATTGATCGAGCAACGATCGACTCCTGAAATCCCAGATTGGTCGACGCTCGCTTCGCGTAATGCACGCTATGGCGGGACCGTAAACGAGCTACTCAAAAACCATCCTCCCACAAAAGAGATCGGCTACGCGTTCATCCTCCGCAACATGCGGCAAGGATGGACCATTCCGCAGCGCAAAGCATATTTCACGTTTCTAAACGAAGCCGCAAAAGCTTCTGGTGGTGCGAGCTATTCCGGGTATCTGACGCGAATTCGCGACGAGGCATTGGGAAATTGCACCGATGCGGAACGGAAAGCACTCGAGTCCATTACCGGAGAGAACTTCGATCCGGTTCCCGACTTTCCGATTGCGGAAATCGAAGGACCTGGTCAGCAGTATACGGTCGACACTGCGATGGCAGCTGTGCGTGGAAAACCGAACTTCGAGAAAGGTCGTTCGCTATTCTTTAGCGCTACCTGTGGCAAGTGTCATCGCCTCGGAACATTGGGTGGCAACATTGGCCCAGACCTGACAAGTATTCCTCACAAGTTCGATCAACGCTATGTCGTCGAAGCAATCGTTGAACCAAGCAAACATATTTCCGACCAATATGGTTCGTCGGTTGTTTTACTGGATACCGGACGCGTGGTTACAGGATTGATGGTCGAAAATGGCGACGAAGTTACCATCTTCCCCAATGAACCTAACGCCGAACCGATTAAGGTTTCACGCGATGAAATCGAAGAAGTTCAGCCATCTCCGGTTTCTCAAATGCCTAAAGATTTGCTCAATCCGCTTAGTCCTGAAGAAGTTCGCGATCTGGTGCACTATCTGATGGCGGCCGGAAATCCTCAAGACAAGCGATATCGCCAAGGCAAATAG
- a CDS encoding PVC-type heme-binding CxxCH protein: MHTTATGAAACLLLLLFTPLVAADSKGGLPKDEQGKELNLDFERGTLQDWTAEGTAFQGQPIEGDTVHPRRNTMKSQHQGKFWIGGYEIHQDGPTGTLTSKRFRVTHPWGVFLHNGGSHGETRVELVDADSGDVFYSTVGDNRENMRQVVVDLKKKQGKEIFIRLVDEHKGGWGHLNFDNFRFYHEAPAQPTPPRKPLLADQYPHAGLSAEEAAAVMQLPEGFSVTVSAAEPEVTQPIAMALDERGRLWVAEAFEYPRRAKDGEGRDRILIFEDENGDGQFDRRKVFYEGLNLVSGLEVGFGGVWVGAAPYLLFIPDANGDDTPDAEPQILLDGWGYQDTHETLNAFIWGPDGWLYGCHGVFTHSNVGKPGAPDSERQRINAGIWRYHPVRHEFDVFCHGTSNPWGVDFNDYGQAFATACVIPHLYHMIQGARYQRQAGSHFNTHTYDDIKTIADHLHYLGSTPHSGNNKSDEAGGGHAHAGAMIYLGDRWPEKYRGQIFMNNIHGQRLNVDILKPEGSGYVGSHAPDFLLTGDRASQILNIRYLPDGNAYMIDWYDMQACHNHNVAAHDRSNGRVYKISYGENNPVQVDLTKSTDMELAEFTLHSNDWYVRHARKELQHRAASSKLAPEAETRLQDIAATHEDPTRRLRAYWVLHVINALNNSSIEKMTNDRHPYIRGWAIQLALETDPQPDKQLYQTMLRLAKEDPSPVVRLYLASALQRMPLNSRWDILSALASHAEDADDHNLPLMYWYAAEPLAEESPERALALGLNAGESIPALSNFMLRRIGSGDSQESLATLVKGLSSVDDASTQMTFLKAMRSALAGQRHVAMPTPWKEVGSKLMTTPNEQVAMEATALGVTFGDPQAFSRMHAIANDAQANSSKRIGALKALLSAGDPKLPETLQGLLANPDLRETALTGLAQYDDTKTPQAILEHYDAMRPREKRIALMTLCSRPMYGRALMSALQKGQIASSDLSADLVRQLSNLEDESINAQLGSVWGSVRDTPEEKAKLIEEYKQLATNRNLPAADAALGRAIFAKTCQRCHTLYGLGRKVGPDLTGSNRANLDYLLSNIVDPSSVMAKEYQPSIILLDSGRVITGIVRQEDAKTIVLETTEDILTLPKEEIEERRLSDKSMMPDDQLRPFSQHEVRSLIAYLQAKTQTPMLATEENASELFNGKDLSGWEGDESLWSVENGEIVGQAPKGISKNSFLISDIAAEDFHLSLEVKLMNNQGNSGVQFRSEPISGGSVKGYQADIGPGWWGKLYEEHGRGLLWDKSGEAHLKPDQWNRYEIIAKGSEIETRINGQPCVKIHDDEGAKRGIFALQLHSGGPTEVRFRNFKLEVLPQD, encoded by the coding sequence ATGCACACGACCGCCACCGGTGCCGCCGCGTGTCTCTTGCTTCTCTTGTTCACGCCGTTAGTTGCGGCTGACTCGAAAGGGGGCTTACCCAAAGACGAGCAAGGTAAGGAACTCAATCTCGATTTCGAGCGGGGAACGCTGCAAGACTGGACCGCAGAAGGAACGGCGTTTCAAGGACAACCGATCGAAGGTGATACCGTCCACCCGCGACGGAACACGATGAAAAGCCAGCACCAGGGTAAGTTCTGGATCGGTGGTTACGAAATCCACCAAGATGGCCCCACCGGAACGCTGACTTCCAAACGTTTCCGCGTGACACATCCTTGGGGGGTGTTTCTGCATAACGGCGGTTCTCATGGGGAAACGCGCGTAGAGCTAGTCGACGCTGACAGTGGCGACGTTTTCTATTCGACAGTCGGCGACAATCGCGAGAACATGCGCCAAGTGGTAGTGGATTTGAAGAAGAAACAAGGCAAAGAAATCTTCATTCGCCTTGTTGATGAGCACAAAGGTGGCTGGGGCCATCTTAACTTCGACAATTTCCGCTTCTACCACGAAGCCCCTGCCCAGCCGACACCACCTCGAAAGCCGTTGCTGGCGGACCAATATCCCCATGCTGGTCTGTCGGCCGAAGAAGCTGCCGCCGTAATGCAGTTGCCGGAAGGCTTTTCGGTGACGGTAAGTGCCGCCGAACCAGAGGTAACCCAGCCGATAGCGATGGCATTGGACGAGCGGGGCCGACTTTGGGTGGCCGAAGCCTTTGAGTACCCGCGTCGAGCCAAAGATGGCGAAGGTCGCGACCGAATCCTGATCTTCGAAGACGAAAACGGGGATGGCCAATTTGATCGCCGGAAAGTCTTCTACGAGGGGTTAAATCTTGTCAGCGGCTTGGAAGTTGGCTTCGGTGGTGTCTGGGTCGGAGCAGCCCCTTACCTGCTGTTTATCCCTGATGCCAATGGTGATGATACCCCGGACGCTGAGCCCCAGATTTTACTTGATGGGTGGGGCTATCAAGACACGCATGAAACACTCAACGCATTTATTTGGGGGCCTGATGGCTGGCTATATGGTTGCCATGGTGTGTTTACGCATTCCAACGTCGGTAAACCAGGGGCCCCTGACTCAGAACGGCAACGTATCAACGCAGGTATCTGGCGCTACCACCCTGTTCGCCACGAGTTCGATGTTTTCTGTCACGGTACTAGCAATCCTTGGGGCGTCGATTTCAATGACTACGGACAAGCGTTCGCCACGGCCTGTGTGATTCCGCATCTTTATCACATGATCCAAGGAGCCCGCTACCAACGACAAGCAGGCTCGCACTTCAATACTCATACGTACGACGACATAAAAACGATCGCGGACCATCTCCACTATCTTGGTTCGACACCTCATAGCGGGAACAACAAGTCCGATGAAGCGGGCGGCGGACATGCCCACGCAGGCGCGATGATTTACCTGGGAGATCGCTGGCCTGAGAAGTATCGTGGCCAGATCTTCATGAACAACATTCATGGTCAGCGTTTAAACGTCGACATACTAAAGCCTGAAGGTTCTGGATATGTCGGCAGTCATGCTCCCGACTTCTTACTGACAGGAGACCGGGCGTCCCAGATCTTGAACATTCGCTATCTGCCCGATGGCAACGCCTACATGATTGACTGGTACGACATGCAAGCGTGCCATAATCATAACGTGGCAGCCCACGACCGCAGCAATGGTCGTGTCTATAAAATTTCCTACGGCGAAAACAATCCGGTGCAGGTTGATCTGACGAAGAGTACCGACATGGAATTGGCAGAGTTTACGCTGCATTCCAACGACTGGTACGTCCGTCACGCGAGAAAAGAACTTCAGCATCGCGCCGCTTCCAGTAAGTTGGCTCCTGAGGCGGAAACACGTCTGCAGGACATTGCCGCGACTCACGAAGATCCAACGCGTCGATTGCGAGCCTACTGGGTTCTTCATGTAATCAACGCGTTGAACAATTCATCGATCGAAAAGATGACCAATGATCGTCATCCTTACATCCGTGGATGGGCCATTCAACTGGCACTGGAAACGGACCCTCAACCTGACAAGCAACTCTATCAAACGATGCTCCGCCTCGCCAAGGAAGATCCTTCTCCGGTCGTGCGACTCTATTTGGCGTCGGCTCTACAGCGAATGCCATTGAATTCACGTTGGGATATTTTATCGGCGCTCGCTAGTCATGCCGAAGATGCGGATGATCATAATCTCCCCCTAATGTATTGGTACGCCGCCGAACCGCTTGCGGAAGAATCTCCAGAACGCGCTCTTGCACTGGGATTGAACGCAGGCGAATCGATACCAGCTTTAAGCAACTTCATGTTACGTCGCATCGGCAGTGGAGACTCTCAAGAATCGCTCGCCACTCTCGTAAAAGGACTTTCAAGCGTCGACGATGCATCGACGCAGATGACGTTTCTGAAAGCAATGCGATCTGCGTTAGCCGGCCAACGTCACGTGGCCATGCCTACGCCCTGGAAAGAAGTGGGCTCGAAGTTAATGACCACCCCAAACGAACAAGTCGCTATGGAAGCAACCGCACTTGGGGTAACTTTTGGAGATCCACAAGCCTTCTCCCGCATGCATGCGATTGCCAACGACGCCCAAGCCAATAGCTCTAAGCGAATCGGGGCACTAAAAGCGCTTTTATCGGCAGGCGATCCAAAACTTCCCGAGACTCTACAGGGTTTGCTTGCCAATCCCGACCTTCGTGAAACGGCACTTACGGGATTGGCTCAGTACGATGACACGAAGACCCCTCAGGCAATTCTTGAACACTACGATGCGATGCGACCTCGCGAAAAGCGAATCGCATTGATGACTCTTTGCTCTCGCCCGATGTACGGCCGCGCACTTATGTCGGCACTTCAAAAGGGACAGATCGCTTCGAGCGACTTGTCCGCGGACTTGGTTCGCCAACTCTCCAACTTGGAAGATGAATCCATCAATGCTCAGCTTGGATCCGTTTGGGGTTCCGTGCGTGATACGCCAGAAGAAAAAGCCAAGCTCATTGAAGAATACAAACAGCTGGCCACTAATCGCAATCTTCCGGCAGCCGACGCTGCACTCGGTCGAGCTATCTTTGCCAAAACATGCCAGCGTTGCCACACGCTTTATGGTCTCGGTAGGAAAGTGGGACCTGACCTGACAGGCTCGAACCGCGCCAACCTCGACTATTTGCTTAGCAACATCGTCGATCCAAGTTCGGTCATGGCAAAAGAATATCAGCCATCGATCATCTTGCTGGACTCGGGACGTGTCATTACTGGGATCGTTCGGCAAGAGGACGCGAAAACGATTGTCCTGGAGACAACGGAAGATATTCTCACACTACCCAAGGAGGAGATTGAAGAACGACGTCTGAGCGATAAGTCGATGATGCCAGACGATCAGCTACGCCCTTTTTCACAGCACGAAGTTCGCTCGTTGATCGCCTACCTGCAAGCGAAAACGCAAACGCCGATGCTCGCTACGGAGGAGAACGCCTCCGAGCTTTTCAACGGCAAAGACCTTAGCGGCTGGGAAGGTGACGAATCGCTTTGGTCCGTCGAAAATGGCGAAATTGTCGGCCAGGCCCCTAAGGGCATTAGCAAGAACAGCTTTTTGATAAGTGATATTGCCGCCGAAGACTTCCATCTTTCCCTAGAAGTCAAGCTGATGAACAACCAAGGCAACAGCGGCGTGCAATTCCGCAGCGAACCGATTTCGGGCGGGTCCGTGAAAGGATATCAAGCTGACATCGGCCCAGGATGGTGGGGAAAGCTTTATGAAGAACATGGCCGCGGTCTTTTGTGGGACAAATCTGGTGAAGCCCATTTGAAGCCAGATCAATGGAACCGTTACGAAATAATAGCCAAAGGTTCTGAGATTGAGACCCGTATTAACGGGCAACCATGCGTGAAGATTCATGATGATGAGGGTGCAAAGCGGGGTATCTTCGCCTTGCAATTGCATTCAGGTGGCCCGACCGAGGTCCGATTCCGAAATTTCAAGCTGGAAGTTCTGCCGCAAGACTAG